The following nucleotide sequence is from Pseudobdellovibrionaceae bacterium.
AACTGTTTGTGAAGCTGAGTGAACTCTCGCCCCTCGATCGTACAACCAGGAGTGGAGTCTTTAGGGTAGAAGAACAAGACCACAAGTTTTCCCTTGAGTCCCTGAAGGTTAATGGTTTTATTGCCGGTCGCAGGCAAAGTGAAGTCTCTCACCTTCTTACCCAGCTTCACACCTGCCCTGGGAACCAGAGCCGAAAGAACCATTTTCGTTTTTGGCGCCGATTTTTTAGCGGTCTTTTTTACTCCAGACTTTTTCGCAGACTTTTTGCCAGACTTCTTTTTCGCCACTGACTTTTTGGTGACCACTTTCTTTTTAGCAGTCTTTTTGCTGGCGGTTTTTACATTTGCCTTCTTCTTGGATTTCTTAGCCTTCTTTGCCACAGAACACCTCCACTCCTTTTTGAGCGAAGACATTGTGAGAAACCTACCAACCAAAATCAAGAGTTTTAGATTAGTTTCCCTGGCTGCCCGCATAGCGGGTGGCCACACCTGCGGCCTCTTCAAGAGAGTTCACCGACTTCAATCCGTAAACCCTTATATGGTCCAGCAAAAAGGCATCTTCCACTTCACCGCTGGGGTTGTCACCCACAAAGCCCGAGTCCATAGAGACACTCAAACGAAAAATGGCGGCATTCTTTTTGTCCTCGAATTTGGCAACATCAATTTGAACCTGGCGTGTAATCCAGTCCTTAGCGGCATGGTTACCCAGTACTACATTTGTTCCGAACTCTGAAGGCTCCTGCCAAATGGTTTCCCACACGGTGGTGCTCTGCAAAGCAGCCGGTACAGGAGTCGCTCCAAGACCGCAGGTGGCAGAGTCGTGAGGACAGATCTCTATGCGCAAACCCTCAGGGGTGTCCCTCTTGTTGATAGCCAGAGTTACCTTTTGCTCAAGCCTGACCGGAAGGTAAGATACCACGAAAACCAGATGGTGAAAAACATTGAGGTTCATGGGCTGGGAGATCAAATAGGTGTCATGAGCCAACTTGTCATCCTGACTCATAAAAAGAACGGCTTTGGACCCATCAGGAACAACTCCTACATCGGCCTTGTCCTCGATGGTCACGGCCGCTTCAACGCCCTCCTCGCCGTCGTCGCGAACGGCCGCATACCAATCAACATTGCCGCCGCCTTTGATCTGGTTTCGCTCGAAGCTATCCTTAATAAGGCTACATCCACCGACAAACTTCTCCATACTCTCGACACTTTTGCACGTCGGAAGATTCGGCAAGACCGATAAAAGGTCAATTTGGCTATCTGAATTTTCGTTTTGAAGTTTCTCTTCCCCTGAACACCCGACAAGAAGTACCAAAGCGAACAACAGGGTCCATCTCATTTCAATACACATACTACTCCCCTAAGTGGTCCCGTCCAAGTCTTATAGATTTCAAGTCTCATACCAGGTCAGTCACGCTTAGATTCGAAACAGATGGACACATTCGAGACACTGTCTAGATACTAGATTGTTCTCTAAATGTCCCGAATGATTGAAGACTGAGACGGGCCCAATTGGGGAATCCAATCCGGGGGGATCAGCTTAATTATTGGGTGCCCCGTCCAGTATCCAGTCTTCAATTGCCTGCCTGGCGGCCTGGCTAACCAGGCCGGCAGGCGGCATGGGATTATTGGCGTCGTTCATCCGACTCAGAAGGAGACTTCCCGTCGGATCATATGGAATCACTACAAAGTAATTGATCATCTCCTGGTAGTTGGTCACGTTCAATCCTGCGCGAGGGTTGGTATTTCCGTGACAACCGACACAGCTCTGACCAAATGTTCCGCCCCCGGCAACCAATTCAGAGAAGCGGGCGGGGTTAAATGTTGTTGTGCCTAAAGATCCAAAACTCACTCCAAAAGTATCGCCCGCGGCGATGTCAGTTTCCACAATCAAAGTTCCCGTGGAGACCACGCGGTTTTGTCCAGACGGAACCTTACGGCTGACGGCCTTCCAGGTTGTTCCCTGAGCCAGCTCCTTGCCATTGATCGACACACGGATGTCTTTAACCTCAACGGCTTGGCCACCAGCAAAGACTTTGGGATTTCTAAAGTTGTAGTTAGTTTCCCCTGTTGGGGTAGTGAATGTTCTCACTTCGACTTCAAAGCGGGCACCGGCAACCCCTTGCTGACCTTGAATCATGTCAGCTGAGAGATCTAACGTTCGAGCCTGATAGTTATTGGTAGCATTAAGGGCAATTTCCTTGGTCCCTACACGAGGGCCGTCAGGAGGAGGAATGACGACTCCACCTCCGCCGCCACCTCCGCCGCCGCCATTGTTCTGTTGAGCGGCGAGACAGTCGTTAAATGTGATCTGAGCTTCATCCCATCCTGTCTTGTACCCGTTGACCGCCTCCTGATGCTGTTCACCTGTGTAGGGTGGTTTGTGACTAGGATTAATCGCAAAGTCCGCAATCTTTAGTTCTCCGGCACCGGCAAAGGCCTCAAAGGCCAGCTCCAGATTATCCTCCCCAAAGCTTCCTTTTCCCCCACCACCATTGACATGGCAGCTGCCACAATTTGTTTTTAGGAAGGGTTGCCAACCTTTGCTGAATTCCTGTTTCAGTATGTCCCCGCAAATTCCAGATCCCAGCCCAAAGTTGCCACCCAGGTTTTTGGTGCTCCCTTCGCTGTGCATGGGAGCACAGCCTGTGCTACCCAATCCGAGGACAAGTCCGATTAAAACCCCAATGTAAACGACGATTGTCTTTCCTGTGATTCCCATTGTTCACACTCCTTGTGAACTTGATGTTTAATAATCCCATTTTCACAGCTGGGCCCCCCGGCCCAACTGTCCATATTCACTTAAAACAAAACCACTTGATCCAAATCTGAGTTGCTAAAAACGTTTGGTACGACTTTACTCAGAAGGTCGACCCGACCGGAAAACTTCAAGTAGTTGGCAAAAACCCCAGCAGCCGCTTTCTCAGCCGTTCCGCCAGTCACAAACTGGTCGTTGGCAGTTTGGCCTGAGGTGAAATTACCCAACTGAAAGTTCTTAGTCGGCGGACGACCAGCAGGATCAAAAGCGATCATGTACACCACGCCAGCACTACCGCGGTCGCTTCTCCAAGCGGCGTCCGGGCTGTTTGAAACCGTACTGCTGCAAGAGCCGTCAGTGGACACGTATAAAAACATTTTTTGACCCATCAACCGCGCAGTTTCCAACACGCGGCCGATTAGAGCACCGGCTTGCTGGTCAGCCTGGTCTCCCCGGGTACGCGTATTGTTGTGGTAGTCGTAACCACCCAACTCAAGAGCTGCCGTACTGGCATTGCCGTTAAGTACATTGTAGACCATGGAACAGAACACTAAATCCTGGCTGTTATCGCCAGCATTTTGCGCATTCCAAACTCCTGCGATTCCCCGTCCATCTTGGCGAGGATCCAAGGTGTCATTGTTGGAACTGATAACATCTACATTCTTTTTGCCCGCGCACTCCACAAGGTCTTTGAGGTTTTCACCACCACTCAGGCTGGCTAGTCGACGGGTTTGTTCCATACTCAACTTATCGATTGATTTAAAAAGTGATACTTGCTGGGCTTTGCTCAGCCTTCCAAGAGCATTAGTGAATCCACCTGAAGCTCCCACCAAATCCTGATACCGGTTCACAATCAGTGGCACGGGAGGTCTGACAAAAGCAACGCTTTGACGAATTCCAGTTTCGGAATCGCGGCGTCCTAAATTCGGCAATTTGGCTCCCGCCAATCCTGCCGCATTAACCATCCCCGAGACATCCAGCTTGTTAGCATCTGAATCATCACGAGTGCGAACATTAACACCGATAAAGGCCGTGTTGGCGATTGTTGCCGCTGTAGCCGTGGAACGAATTCCGGCTAAAAGCTTGCTGATACCATTGCCAGCAAAGGGTGTGTTACCAAATTCTCTTTCGATGGGAAGACTGCCTCCGGCACCTAGTCCCATCTTGTCGTAAGAGGTAAGTTTTTGTCCGCCTGCATCCATGGGCACAAAGTTGGCGCCCAGCATGGCTCCGCCGGCAAGATTGATGGTAATGAACGGAACCAAAGTATTGGTGCTTCCCCCGCCACCCCCATCATCTTCGCAAGTTGCCGCGTATGCAAAGTTGCTTTGCGCTACAACATTTACGATCGACGGTAAAAACAACATTCCGGAAAACTTGAGCAGCCCTGAGGCGAGAAATTCGCGACGTGTCTGGGGTGCTGCGTGGCCCGGTAGAGGTTCAAACTTACCTTCCTTGATCAGTTTTTCTATCTCTGCCTTTTTCACTGTAATTCTCCTTGATCGGGCTCCTCATGAGCCCTTTTTCCCCAATAATCCCCTATTAAAGTTCCAATGCATCCAAGCTAGCGATCATGACCGTGCATACGTAAAGGGCAAAGCGGTCGGTGTCGGCAGCCTGATTTCCTCCGGCGGCAATGACCTCAGCCATGGCATCCTGAAGGAGTTGCAGTTCTGTATCAGTTTCGTTTCGCCCCCAGAAAGATCTGGCGAGACGACGAATAATGTCCATGCGTGCAGTGTTACTAACATTGTTAGGTCCAGACCCAAAATTCACTTGAGGGAAGATCCTGCGCTCAGCGGCGGCGGTCCCCTTCTCTTTGTTCACTAAGTCACCGCACACTTCACCCCCCAGAGAGGCTGCGGCCATTATCATCGGCGCATTCAGAGTGTTGGCCTTTCCGTTCTCAGAAAATGAACCCTTCTTTTCTTCGTACAGAGATTTGGCTGCAGCACTGGGCTCTTCTATTCCCGAGATCGCCACCATGTTGTCCAAAACCTGACCAGAGTGAACCACCGAGGTGGTACGAGCTCCGTCGATAATTTTGAGATCGCCGTTACCGCCGCCAGGACCAGGAGGAAGAAGGCTTCCAAGATCACCCTGGTTTAGGCTGGAAAGATCTTCGTACTTGTGAACAAAGGCGTTGTTACAACCACTTGCCAGCAGGAAGACCAGACCTAGCATCCATACTTTGATTTCGTTTCCTGAATTGTTTTTCATTTCATTCATATGTTTCATGGCTCAGACCTCCATCCTTAGTTGCCCAAGCATGCGCCTTGGACGGCAACACGCTCGAAGAGCCATTTCAGGTTGTAGTTGTTCTTTTCAAATTCGTCTGCAGTGGTCAGAATCATTTGACCTTCATTCAGTGTGGGCTCCCGCTTACACAGGCTTGAGTAAACCCGACGAACCATGCAGCGGCTGAAAGCCTGGGAATTTCCAATCATTGTTCCCAAGGAGTTAAGTCCTGCTCCTTGGATCTTTCCGCGCCAACCGAAGTATTTGAGGTTGGAGCCACGGATCAACTGATTGATCCAGGCGGTATTGTTTACAGCATAACCATCTGGGAACACGTCGTTGTTCACATTCAACTTGTCCGAGATTCCAGCGGGATTTCTCTTCATTTGGTTTTCGCCATTTCCGTCGGCCAGACTCAAACCGTGCTTAACTCGGTTATTTTCGAAATCCAGTTGACCGAAGGCAGGGCGGATTGCATCCATGCCGGCATGACAGCCCTTACATTCAGCCTGGTACTTGGCGTTTGATCCACCAGGATATCGGTCCACATCGCGACCCACCATACTATCCGCGTTCGAGGTGTCGGCCCATTGTTCGATGGGCACACAGAGGAATTCGCGGAAGGCAAATTCCACTAAACGGCGATTTGTTCCTGCATCAGCGTGAGCCTCCAGGAAGGCACGACTGGTGAGTATGCCCGCCGGATCAGGATTGGTCGTTGCTGCCCCGTTTGCTCCCATAATGGGTTGTCCGTTCACTCGGTGAAGGACGCGTGCCAGGGAGTATCCTTGGCTGGCCAGGGACTCATAGTGGCGATTTGACAAGAGGATATCCTGAACCACGTTCTGAGGTACAGCGGCCTTGGTTGGATCAGCCTTGTAGTAAAAATCTCCACTGACAAGAAGACGAGCATCCAAACCATCGCGGGTGACGCCCACGACGGTCGCCACGAAGTCACTCAATGGAGCTTTCATGGTTTCGTCTCTGGTTGCCATTTGTGCGGCGAAATCCCGCACGGTGATGTTGTAGAAGTTTACAGATGCCGTCGCCTTCTTCGCCGCCTCAACATATTGATTGGCCGCCATCAATGCTTCCATTTCATCAAGCACTGGGTGATCGATGGGCACCCGGGTTCCACCGAGACGGTGGTAGAGTACGGCAGCCTTTTGGCGAAGATCACTGATGGGTTCGTCCGGCTTAGGCATGACCGCCACATTTCCCGGTTGCACAGCCGTATCGCCCTGGATCTCTTTCGCAGTTAAAGCCCGGCAGAAAACAGCCACCATGTGCAGCTCTCCCAGCCAGGGACGTTCCTGACCAGCTGTTTGGTAGCTCAGCTCGTTACCAAAGGCGAATTCCATGCTGTCATCCCAATTTGCAAATGATCCACTACCACCAAGGTTGGTGAAGGTGGCCTGAAGCTGTCGATCGACATAGAGGCGCGCGGTGGTGCCATCTTTGACCATAACAACATGATGGAGAGCATTCTCCTGAAGAACTCCATCAGGGCTTTCAAAGCCGTTTAACGATCCTTGGTTGTTGGTACCAGTTCGCACACGGCCCATCCAGTGGCCTACGCCATCGTAGGTCTGACCAACGGTGAAGTTGCGCGTTCCAGAATCTCGGGACAGAGTGATCATACGCGCTGGACCATTTTGGTTGTCCTCACTCACGCGGACATATGCCTCAACAGTGAGGGCATTACTGGCCTTACAGGCATTGATGATTTTGGTTGCCGGTGAACCCGAGCGCGCAATGGTTGGCTGGTTAAACCGCAGATAACCATTTTCGCGAGTCACGCGAGCCGGATCACCGATTGTCAGATTCAGGGGAGTTCCTACTCCTGAAGAATCAACAACGGGTCCCGTGGTGTTATTAAAGAGATAAAGAGCAGCGATCCCTGTCTTGCTACCTTCACCGTTGATATCCAGTGCTCCAGCCAGAGGCTGTGCACCGATACCAATGGTGAGCAAAGATGTGTAGATGATGTTCTTTATCCACGTCCTTGTGGTTGGAACTTGAGTTCCATAGGCACTACCGACCATGGCAGTTCTCCCTTTCATCCTTGAAAACTCTCTGCTTGTTGTGATTTGCCAGATGCCCCGAGAGTTCGTCGTCCTTAACTTCGTTACCCCACTGATAGGTATTGCATAGGTCGGGCCAGGCCCAACACTCAACCGGGGGGGTCTAGAGGGGTAAGTGCGTTGACACTGATTAAACTTTGGGCACTTTTGGGCCTAATCAATTTTGTGAATATGTCGAACTTTTGGGCAGGTGATCACCCGTACCCCTAGTTATATGAGAGCCTGAAATCCAAATGGCGTTTAATTGAGTTTCAAGCTGGGATGGAAGTGACCACCCCCCTGTTGACAGCATCCGATGACACAGGGCTTCAGATCGAGAAATCGTCAGTCATTTTGACAGACCACGCCAGCCACCGGAACTCTTGAATCCGATTTGGAATCCATCCTAAAACTAAGTATCACCATCAATGATTGAATCGAGGAGTTCCCATTGACCGACATTTTTACTCGCCACAAGTTTCGCCCCGGATGGGTGGAGGTCATCGTCGGCTGCATGTTTAGTGGAAAGACTGAAGAGCTGATTCGCCAACTCCGCCGTGCCCAGCTGGCGAAAATGAAAATCCAGGTGTTTAAACCTGCCCTCGATGACCGCTATTCGGCCGATCATGTGGCCTCCCACAATCAGAGTCTATTTCCTTCACAAATTGTTCGCCGCTCAGACGAAATCTTGGCTTTGGTTGAGAAGACGACCGAAGTTGTGGGCATCGATGAGGGGCAGTTCTTTGATGACGGAATTCTGGAAATCACCACTGTCTTGGCCAATGCCGGAAAACGGGTGATTGTTGCCGGCCTGGATACAGATTGGAAGGGCCAACCTTTTGGACCTATCCCCCGACTGATGGCGGTAGCCGAAGTGATCCGCAAGCAGTTCGCCATTTGTATGGTCTGTGGCGAGCCCGCGGTTCGCACCCAGCGCCTGATTTCTGCCGACAATGACATCTTAGTTGGCTCGGGAGAGGCCTATGAAGCCCGTTGCCGTACTCACTTTGACCCGGAGTTCAGCCAGCGCTTTCAGCAAAACCGCCGTCAAGCCGAGAGCTTAGATGCTCAAGAAGGGCCTTCGCCCAGCCCCTAATATATAGATAGGGGGCAAAACTTGAATTCCACCCTGGTTGGTGGCAAGATTGCCTCACTTTTTGCCACTCACCCGGAGGACCAGGATGCCTTCTCAGCTGAAGCTGACCGAACTCATTTCCGAAGAAGCCCTTACTGCCAAGGTTAAAGAAATTGGCAAAGCATTATCCGACAAGTACCACGGCGAAGACCTGGTGGCGATTTGCGTGCTCAAGGGTTCATTCATGTTTTACGCTGATCTGATCCGAGAAATTGACACCGATTTGGTCAGCGAGTTCTTTGGGGTATCCAGCTATATGAACTCCAGCAAATCCTCTGGCGAAGTGCGATTGACCCTGGACCTACACAATCCCATCGAAGGGAAGCACGTTCTGCTCGTTGAAGACATCGTCGACACGGGTTTGACGATGAACTATCTGCAGAAAACATTGGGAGCTCGCAACCCCAAAAGTCTAACTACTGCAGCCCTATTGCTTAAACCCTCATGCCTCAAAGTTGAGTGCAAAGTCGATTATGTGGGCTTTGAGATCCCCGATGAATTTGTAGTTGGCTATGGATTGGACTATCAAGGTTACTTCCGTAACATTCCCTACATTGCTCAGGTGCAGGGCCTGATTTGATCAACTGGTTCCTGCCAGTGATGCGGGAAAACAAAAAGCCACCAAAAGGTGGCTTTTTGTTTTTTCCAAAAAAACCTGGAACCTAAAGCTTTGTCTTAATCTTGTAAGTTGCCTGTGAGGTACATATCGTCCCGCCACTTTGGTTCTGGCAGGTCGGCTTGCCGCAATTTATAGCTAGAACTTTGTTTTCCTTGTTGTCCTGACGCAGTTCCTTCTCCCAGGTCTTACAGGCTGCCTTCCAGTTTTTACGGGCCTCACGAGACATAGGAGCCTCATCTCCTTCGATGTCAGCCGTTCCATCCACCACTTCCCAGGTATTTCCTTTAGCATCAGTGTCGGCCTTCTTGCCCTTGCGGATTTCAATAGTGGTTGTTTCACCCTCTTCGGCTTCCACATCCTTCACATCCACGCTTTGCGCGAAAGCGATGGGTGCCAAAATCAAAGTTAAGATCACGACTAATTTTTTCATAAGTACTCCTTGTTAAATCAAGAAGCTTATCCTCTCCCAAGGGTGAAAGCTGAGCAACTATTTTGGAATGGTAATTTTTTGACCAGCGCGTAGAGCACGGGGATTGCTGATCTCGTTAGCATTGATGATCGCCCGCACGGTAACACCAAAGCGCTGAGCAATATCACTAAGCGTGTCTCCACGCTGAACCCTATACTTTTCACCGTCCATAACTTCTGGCTTTTGGTCTTTCAACGTGTCAATTCTCGCTAGACTTTTTTCCTTTTCGCCCGGTGGCACAAAGATAAAGTTGCCCTCTCGAACCACTCTCCAGCCCCGCCAAACATAGGAGTGAACATGAGGGTTGAAGTATCTGGCCTGCTCCACGTCTCCGCCAAAAATATCCAATAGACCCTGGTGATTCACATTTCGATTGAGCTTGATCATTTCCCGTGAATGCTCGGCCATCCACATCGGCTCTTTAAAATATTTCTTAGCGTTCTTCTCCACTTCAAGGGCAGCCAGAAAGCTGGCGTAGAAGTTAGCTGACGCAAAACCAAACCGACCCTTGCGCACATCAAGAAGATCCACCAGATTGGACGTTTGCTCCTTCTGCACCAAGCGACGCATACCCGCTGGCCCATGATTATAAGCCGTCACCGCAAGAGGCCAACTCTCCAGCATTCCATAGTTGATCTTTAACAAACGGGCCGCGGCCTCTGTTGCCCTAATCGGGTCATTTCGCTCGTCCACAGACCAATTGATCTTCAGAAATTGCCTCCCGGTGTAGCGCATGAACTGCCAAATGCCCGAGGCCCCAGCTCGAGACCTAGCTTTCAAGTTGAAACTCGACTCCACAAATGGGATGCGCGTCAGCTCAATTGGAAGACCAGCTTCCCGAAAGATCCTCTCCATTTGCCTCAGGTATCTCCCCGAGTAATGTATTCCCTGAAGAAAACGATCTTTCTGTCCCAGCTGAAACCTCAGCCGCCCCTTAGTCGACGCCTCTTTGAATTTGTTTTTCTCATCCACTTTGGCAAACATATACCAGTAGCGCAGATCTTCGCCATCGAGCCCCGCCGGACTACTCAGCTTTTCCAATCGATGGAGCCTCTCCGTGACCACCTTTTTGGCCTCATTCACCCGCTTACGTCTGGCTCTGACTTTTTGCACATCGGTGAGATCCGTTTGCACCTGAATATCGGTGAAGTCCACCTTTTCATACACGATGTGCACATATCGGCTATCATGGAGAAGTCCCTGATCTGTGGTGAGTTCCGAGTAGATGTCGATCCAAAAAGACACCCTCTCTTCCATTCCCGGAAGAATGGCGAAGGCACCCGCGCCATACCCTAGAGCATTTTCCTGATTTGAATAATCTGGTGAAAACCAAGGGCGATCGCCCCTTTCAGGCACGTTGGGATCCATATCGGCCAACACCACTGGAGTTTCCTCATCAGAGGTGGCAGCAGCAAAACGGCCAAACAGACTGCCCGACACGGTTAGAAAAAAGGAAATCAATATTAACCAGATCAAAACAAATGTCGGTCGCGTGTAATTCATAATCTTATTGTACCAGCTCTGTGGCCAATTGATCAAAAAGATCTCGAGCTGAGATTGTATGTCCGGCACGTCCATTGAATAGAAACACAAAAGTTACAATTCCGCCGTCCTCGCGGCCAGCATAACCGGCCAATCCGGCTACACCATTGAGCATTCCAGTTTTTGCCCGAACCCATCCCTTTGCTGGCGGTTGATTCATTCTTGATTTCAAAGTGCCATCGATACCGGAAATCGGCAGTGAGGAAATGAATTCACTGAACACGGTAAAGTTCTTACGCAGATCTTCAAGAATACGATGAAACTGGGCGGGACTCAATCTGTTCTCCCGCGACAAGCCTGATGGACTGGTGATGGAAAACTTGTCTGCTTTAAATCCCTTTTCAACCAAGTAGTCCGACAAAGCTATGAGTCCATTGGCCATGGTTCCTGGTTCACCTTTTTGTTCAACGGCCAAATTCTTGGTTAGCATTTCCGCCACATAGTTGTTGGAGAATTTCATCATATCAGTGACGATTTGACCAATCGGTTTACTTTCGGCCTGAGCCAAGAGGTTGGCTTTTGAAGGTGTCGCCCCTGTCCGTACACCGCCGGTGACGACAATGCCCCGCCTCTGCAAAAAAGCCTTTAGGTGAGAGCCGGACCAGGTGTCAGGATGAAGGATGCCTTTGTAAATGACGGCCTCATCGGCATCAAGAGCCAAAGATCCATGAACAACAATGGTGTCACCATTGGAGCCATTGCTTTTTCGTTC
It contains:
- a CDS encoding LamG domain-containing protein, giving the protein MKGRTAMVGSAYGTQVPTTRTWIKNIIYTSLLTIGIGAQPLAGALDINGEGSKTGIAALYLFNNTTGPVVDSSGVGTPLNLTIGDPARVTRENGYLRFNQPTIARSGSPATKIINACKASNALTVEAYVRVSEDNQNGPARMITLSRDSGTRNFTVGQTYDGVGHWMGRVRTGTNNQGSLNGFESPDGVLQENALHHVVMVKDGTTARLYVDRQLQATFTNLGGSGSFANWDDSMEFAFGNELSYQTAGQERPWLGELHMVAVFCRALTAKEIQGDTAVQPGNVAVMPKPDEPISDLRQKAAVLYHRLGGTRVPIDHPVLDEMEALMAANQYVEAAKKATASVNFYNITVRDFAAQMATRDETMKAPLSDFVATVVGVTRDGLDARLLVSGDFYYKADPTKAAVPQNVVQDILLSNRHYESLASQGYSLARVLHRVNGQPIMGANGAATTNPDPAGILTSRAFLEAHADAGTNRRLVEFAFREFLCVPIEQWADTSNADSMVGRDVDRYPGGSNAKYQAECKGCHAGMDAIRPAFGQLDFENNRVKHGLSLADGNGENQMKRNPAGISDKLNVNNDVFPDGYAVNNTAWINQLIRGSNLKYFGWRGKIQGAGLNSLGTMIGNSQAFSRCMVRRVYSSLCKREPTLNEGQMILTTADEFEKNNYNLKWLFERVAVQGACLGN
- a CDS encoding thymidine kinase, yielding MFSGKTEELIRQLRRAQLAKMKIQVFKPALDDRYSADHVASHNQSLFPSQIVRRSDEILALVEKTTEVVGIDEGQFFDDGILEITTVLANAGKRVIVAGLDTDWKGQPFGPIPRLMAVAEVIRKQFAICMVCGEPAVRTQRLISADNDILVGSGEAYEARCRTHFDPEFSQRFQQNRRQAESLDAQEGPSPSP
- the hpt gene encoding hypoxanthine phosphoribosyltransferase, whose amino-acid sequence is MPSQLKLTELISEEALTAKVKEIGKALSDKYHGEDLVAICVLKGSFMFYADLIREIDTDLVSEFFGVSSYMNSSKSSGEVRLTLDLHNPIEGKHVLLVEDIVDTGLTMNYLQKTLGARNPKSLTTAALLLKPSCLKVECKVDYVGFEIPDEFVVGYGLDYQGYFRNIPYIAQVQGLI
- a CDS encoding transglycosylase SLT domain-containing protein; amino-acid sequence: MNYTRPTFVLIWLILISFFLTVSGSLFGRFAAATSDEETPVVLADMDPNVPERGDRPWFSPDYSNQENALGYGAGAFAILPGMEERVSFWIDIYSELTTDQGLLHDSRYVHIVYEKVDFTDIQVQTDLTDVQKVRARRKRVNEAKKVVTERLHRLEKLSSPAGLDGEDLRYWYMFAKVDEKNKFKEASTKGRLRFQLGQKDRFLQGIHYSGRYLRQMERIFREAGLPIELTRIPFVESSFNLKARSRAGASGIWQFMRYTGRQFLKINWSVDERNDPIRATEAAARLLKINYGMLESWPLAVTAYNHGPAGMRRLVQKEQTSNLVDLLDVRKGRFGFASANFYASFLAALEVEKNAKKYFKEPMWMAEHSREMIKLNRNVNHQGLLDIFGGDVEQARYFNPHVHSYVWRGWRVVREGNFIFVPPGEKEKSLARIDTLKDQKPEVMDGEKYRVQRGDTLSDIAQRFGVTVRAIINANEISNPRALRAGQKITIPK
- the dacB gene encoding D-alanyl-D-alanine carboxypeptidase/D-alanyl-D-alanine-endopeptidase; translation: MVQIMMQQRTIWILLVGILFSFSSGAGELADDLSQRLSKRISSSAIKKEELGILAFLHQEGQATRLIDLNGQNSMVPASLTKILTAGMSLEKYPPGHKFFTELLSVNKASGTTLKGDLYLKGGGDPAFVSESMWFLVNEFYRTGVRRIEGDVVVDDTRFDSERFHEGRDPSRVDRAYDAPVGAMSFNWNSINIYVRPGEKAGEKARIFADPENSYITVVNKAVTGKKGSRKNLKAERKSNGSNGDTIVVHGSLALDADEAVIYKGILHPDTWSGSHLKAFLQRRGIVVTGGVRTGATPSKANLLAQAESKPIGQIVTDMMKFSNNYVAEMLTKNLAVEQKGEPGTMANGLIALSDYLVEKGFKADKFSITSPSGLSRENRLSPAQFHRILEDLRKNFTVFSEFISSLPISGIDGTLKSRMNQPPAKGWVRAKTGMLNGVAGLAGYAGREDGGIVTFVFLFNGRAGHTISARDLFDQLATELVQ